In one window of Littorina saxatilis isolate snail1 linkage group LG11, US_GU_Lsax_2.0, whole genome shotgun sequence DNA:
- the LOC138980107 gene encoding zinc finger protein 675-like, producing the protein MDAENVTRFNQPTVQFSEPFDRSPIIVTKEDTILLWRSVGASKGLVVDVDIARFLLTLYHIKRDLADSLCVQCHSPLTLFCPKCQLLSQHTTSTPQAACQVPPSYQAPSSHHSESSHQDEPSHQGKSSNQAACQVPPSYQAPSSHQSKSSHQDKSSRQAESSPLLSAHQQQSPQHSQPATPSSGTASLLVAPTETPLQVAPFSRSHQTSHSEKEPSDSYSDSTEPILDISSTAEIKSSEKKKVGRPKKVKKTNKPPNSNRNKDTNNQNTAENVSIVDGREKLSPKKRHASSAKEPYLTVEEFMAEACAGAAEAVTSKTEPTRKSWRVVRKQRLKNRSRKDGQFECSLCDEKFKKKREQQRHVNARHKYHCRYCPETFSTMEEKRVHKKLIHKIPFACPDCGKEFSSRRDLLKHAPVHTQKKGFPCSKCDYVGRSEKLLTRHMDTHEEKRHQCEFCGVNFCTRSYLADHVQQHTGKQFTCTDCGATFARPFNLRVHCMKHAGLKPFVCSLCGKSFSHKFSLTLHLRIHSDNRPYACEFCPAKFKRRDYLTKHRRLHTGERPYRCKVCLKTFIEVTVMKKHQKRCHPERGLISETAHLPETTQDHQTVNQSVSFA; encoded by the exons ATGGATGCAGAAAATGTGACAAGATTCAACCAGCCAACAGTTCAGTTCTCAGAACCATTTGACAGAAGTCCAATAATTGTGACCAAAGAAGACACCATTCTACTCTGGCGCAGTGTTGGAGCATCAAAGGGACTGGTAGTAGATGTGGACATCGCCAGGTTTCTCCTTACATT ATACCACATCAAGAGAGACCTTGCTGATTCACTCTGCGTCCAGTGCCACAGTCCCTTGACATTGTTCTGTCCAAAATGTCAGTTGCTGTCCCAGCATACAACATCAACTCCACAGGCTGCGTGCCAAGTTCCTCCATCATACCAAGCCCCATCTTCGCACCACAGCGAGTCGTCACACCAAGATGAGCCTTCACACCAAGGCAAATCTTCAAATCAAGCTGCGTGCCAAGTTCCTCCATCATACCAAGCCCCATCTTCACACCAAAGCAAGTCGTCACACCAAGATAAGTCTTCACGCCAAGCTGAATCTTCACCCCTGCTATCTGCACACCAGCAACAATCTCCGCAACATTCGCAGCCAGCAACCCCTTCGTCTGGCACTGCGTCATTGCTTGTGGCACCCACTGAGACTCCTCTGCAAGTTGCACCTTTCTCCAGATCTCATCAGACATCTCACAGTGAGAAAGAGCCAAGTGATAGTTACTCTGACTCGACAGAACCAATCCTTGATATTTCCAGCACTGCAGAAATCAAATCTTCTGAGAAAAAGAAAGTAGGTCGACCAAAGAaggtcaaaaaaacaaacaaacccccaaattcaaacagaaataaagataCAAATAATCAAAACACAGCTGAGAATGTTAGCATTGTGGATGGAAGGGAGAAACTGTCCCCAAAGAAACGGCATGCATCGTCAGCCAAAGAGCCCTATCTGACTGTTGAAGAGTTTATGGCTGAGGCTTGTGCAGGTGCTGCTGAAGCCGTGACATCTAAAACGGAACCCACCAGGAAATCATGGAGAGTTGTGAGAAAACAACGCTTAAAAAATCGTAGCAGAAAGGATGGGCAATTTGAGTGCAGTCTTTGTGATGAGAAGTTCAAAAAGAAACGGGAGCAGCAACGACATGTAAATGCTAGGCATAAATACCATTGCAGGTACTGTCCTGAAACGTTCTCGACCATGGAGGAGAAGAGAGTACACAAGAAGCTGATACACAAGATACCCTTTGCATGTCCAGACTGCGGAAAAGAGTTTTCTTCCAGAAGGGACCTGCTAAAGCATGCACCAGTTCATACACAGAAAAAAGGGTTTCCGTGCTCTAAGTGTGACTATGTGGGAAGAAGTGAGAAGCTGTTAACACGTCACATGGATACACATGAAGAGAAAAGACACCAGTGTGAATTCTGTGGCGTCAATTTTTGCACTAGGTCGTATCTTGCCGACCATGTGCAGCAGCATACGGGAAAACAGTTTACGTGTACAGACTGCGGAGCAACTTTTGCGCGTCCATTCAACCTGAGAGTACACTGTATGAAGCATGCTGGGCTGAAACCCTTTGTGTGCAGTTTGTGTGGCAAATCTTTTTCCCATAAGTTTTCCCTCACTCTGCATTTGAGGATTCATTCAGATAACAGGCCCTACGCATGCGAGTTCTGTCCTGCGAAATTTAAGCGCAGGGATTACCTGACAAAACACAGGCGACTCCACACAGGCGAAAGACCGTACAGGTGCAAAGTTTGCTTGAAGACTTTTATTGAAGTCACTGTTATGAAGAAGCACCAAAAACGTTGTCATCCTGAGAGAGGTTTAATTTCAGAGACGGCACATTTGCCCGAAACTACACAAGATCATCAGACTGTAAATCAGTCCGTTTCGTTTGCGTGA
- the LOC138980140 gene encoding ras-related protein Rab-8A-like — protein MSRNEEKRNDYAFTIVLGGNTGVGKTCLLSTYVTECFPEIVTATIGADFKTRTIDIDGKHVKLTFFDIAGPERFRTYVGMYARQADAIVLVYDVTNWQSFESIREWRQRMDHCAKHKVRRMLVGNKCDLTSRRVVSLEEGRELAATTSMMHMETSAKTYANLEALFSDLVRNLIATSEPGK, from the exons ATGTCCAGAAACGAAGAGAAACGCAACGACTATGCGTTCACGATTGTGCTCGGCGGCAACACGGGTGTTGGCAAGACTTGTCTGCTGTCAACATACGTGACGGAGTGTTTCCCTGAAATCGTCACGGCCACCATTGGCGCCGACTTCAAGACACGAACTATTGATATCGATG GGAAACATGTGAAACTGACTTTCTTCGACATCGCTGGGCCGGAACGGTTCAGAACCTACGTTGGCATGTACGCCCGTCAAGCAGACGCCATTGTCCTCGTCTATGATGTCACAAATTGGCAATCATTTGAGAGCATTCGGGAATGGCGCCAACGTATGGACCACTGCGCCAAACATAAG GTGAGACGAATGTTAGTCGGGAACAAGTGTGACCTCACCAGCCGTCGCGTTGTGTCGCTGGAAGAGGGACGTGAGCTGGCAGCGACGACATCAATGATGCACATGGAGACTTCCGCCAAGACTTACGCTAACCTTGAAGCTCTCTTCTCTGACCTTGTGCGCAACCTCATTGCGACCTCTGAACCTGGAAAGTAA